One Fusarium poae strain DAOMC 252244 chromosome 4, whole genome shotgun sequence DNA window includes the following coding sequences:
- a CDS encoding hypothetical protein (SECRETED:SignalP(1-17)) → MKFYTVFTAALASYTLASPIIITSDSTTISNRGLSQEFAPRIGVTLPTGSKKVPRAVSDRIRRTSKNHDSVIKLMDFVAARVRDECRDINVAIKAVKFEGLKDGAVATTVRTMNTIRTLLSKTVSQLDTTPNMEFTKEERLTIINDVQIVTSEFFETTKDYIDTLGGSSGGRSISRAAQMLTDALESIVAVDAELASDMNRKLTPIFSGVGDDDEDLLNVVMSSITSFVSSMKPATCSTKDCSSNQNEELR, encoded by the exons ATGAAGTTCTACACAGTCTTTACCGCTGCGCTGGCAAGCTACACCCTAGCTTcacccatcatcatcacttcaGACTCAACCACCATCTCAAACCGTGGTCTGTCTCAAGAATTCGCACCACGTATCGGTGTCACCTTGCCCACTGGTTCAAAAAAGGTTCCTCGCGCTGTATCAGATCGTATCCGACGCACAAGCAAGAACCACGATAGTGTCATTAAACTCATGGACTTTGTCGCTGCGAGAGTACGTGATGAATGTCGAGATATAA ATGTTGCGATCAAGGCAGTCAAGTTTGAGGGTTTGAAGGATGGAGCTGTCGCGACAACAGTCCGCACCATGAACACCATAAGAACACTCTTATCCAAGACAGTTTCTCAATTGGACACCACTCCAAACATGGAGTTTACCAAAGAAGAGCGCCTAACGATCATCAATGATGTACAAATCGTCACGAGCGAGTTTTTCGAGACCACCAAAGACTACATCGACACCTTGGGAGGCTCATCAGGAGGACGCTCAATCTCCCGCGCGGCACAAATGCTCACCGATGCACTAGAGAGCATTGTCGCTGTTGATGCAGAACTTGCTTCCGATATGAATCGCAAGCTAACACCTATCTTCTCTGGCGTtggcgatgacgatgaagatttGCTCAACGTTGTCATGAGCTCTATTACGAGCTTCGTATCGTCAATGAAGCCTGCTACATGTAGCACTAAAGATTGTTCCAGCAATCAGAACGAAGAATTGAGATGA